One window of Quercus robur chromosome 5, dhQueRobu3.1, whole genome shotgun sequence genomic DNA carries:
- the LOC126727891 gene encoding uncharacterized protein LOC126727891 — protein sequence MDVPIPENVDVPIPENADIPISQTQFQRIDLDSLDYDPGTHKQIWEYHVNQHDEIRRAYIKKVDIVTFWNEKVGEIIEKAPKNATYTSPRIQKEILHVFSAKVKKAIREEIGDVKFCIMVDEARDESMKEQMAMVFRYVDAEGFVKESFFGLIHAVDTATLTLKKGIYSLLSQYCLDIQNIRGQGYGGASNMRGMWNGLQALILNDCSYVYYIHCFAHRLQLALVKASKQVVPISHFFLTLLFLIKIVNASCKRNEQLKVANANEIARLIDLEELETRSGLNQIGTLQQPVETRWSSHFRSVSSLLRMFTSTIEVLQNIIDDAIDREYRAEGESAYDGLTSFEFVFILHLEKGTMEITDKLCQALQSQSQDI from the exons ATGGATGTTCCAATTCCAGAAAATGTGGATGTTCCAATTCCGGAAAATGCAGATATTCCAATCtctcaaacacaatttcaaagaatTGACCTTGATTCTTTGGATTATGATCCCGGAACACACAAACAAATATGGGAATATCATGTTAATCAACATGATGAAATTCGACGGGCTTACATTAAAAAAG TGGATATTGTGACTTTTTGGAATGAGAAGGTTGGcgaaataatagaaaaagctCCAAAAAATGCAACCTACACATCACCTAGGATTCAAAAGGAAATTCTACATGTTTTCTCAGCCAAAGTGAAGAAGGCCATTCGGGAAGAAATTGGTGATGTAAAGTTTTGCATAATGGTTGATGAAGCTCGTGATGAGTCCATGAAAGAGCAAATGGCTATGGTTTTTAGATATGTTGATGCAGAAGGCTTTGTgaaagaaagtttttttgggcttattcaTGCTGTTGACACTGCGACTTTGACTCTAAAGAAAGGGATATATTCTTTGTTATCTCAATATTGCttagatatacaaaatattcgAGGGCAAGGATATGGTGGAGCAAGCAACATGCGAGGTATGTGGAATGGATTAcaagctttgattttgaatgattgcTCATATGTTTACTACATCCATTGTTTTGCACATCGCTTACAATTGGCATTAGTAAAAGCATCAAAACAAGTTGTTCCcattagtcatttttttcttacattgctTTTTCTGATCAAAATTGTTAATGCTTCATGCAAGCGCAATGAGCAATTGAAAGTTGCCAATGCTAATGAAATAGCACGTTTGATTGATCTTGAAGAGCTTGAGACTAGAAGTGGACTTAATCAAATTGGCACTTTACAACAACCTGTAGAAACACGTTGGAGTTCACATTTTAGATCAGTTTCTAGCTTATTAAGGATGTTTACTTCAACtattgaagttttacaaaatataattgatgaTGCAATTGATAGAGAATATCGAGCAGAAGGAGAGTCAGCTTATGATGGTTTAACttcatttgaatttgtcttCATCTTGCATCTTGAGAAAGGAACTATGGAGATCACTGATAAactttgtcaagctttgcaaAGCCAATCTCAAGACATTTGA